Part of the Mixophyes fleayi isolate aMixFle1 chromosome 12, aMixFle1.hap1, whole genome shotgun sequence genome is shown below.
GGGTTTCCAAGGCAAGGCCacggagagaaagtaggtgaacaaagtggtttattagaaacacaggtaatacaggttcaggatgcataaaccggtaaggcagtaatataaccacagttcttaacagcggaataggcaatactgtaaggccatggagagatgcagtagtcagcaggttgcagggtggatacttttggaagaggtggagagatgagtagtttgtggattgcagggttagatacctctggaaaggtggtgagatgagtagcctgcggattgcagtgTTGGAatcctctggaagaggtggtgagatgagtagcctgcggattgcagggtcaattacctctggaaaggtggtaagACGAGTAGCCTGTTGGttgcagggtcagatacctcTATGAAGCTGGTGAGACACAGAAGCCAGGTAATGCTGAAACActtcagagcagacagcaggtacCGCTGGATGTAAGCTGAACATGTTACACTGAGAAGCAATTAGCTGTAAAGAGCtgaagcacagagatccacacaggtgtttaaCTCAGGAACCTGATAGATGATgagctgtgtctgcagcagtggaatgaacagcaaaaccaCAAGGTCAGGTACACTGATAAGTATAAtcaggaacaggagtcaaaggattgcttcctatcaggttgagtgacctgatgatctggcccagactgatGGCCGAGACTGTCTTTTAAGGAGTAGTGGCAGgtgtaaatcatcctgagaaaacAAGCTTAGCTCAGCAagaagggaaacagttcaagcgccagagtggcccctttggtggctgCAGGCTAAATATATCCAGAAAgaccaacatagctcctggcaaacaggagctgcaggaggcagatcgtgacaataccccccttttaaagggcggattccagatgcccatCAAACCGGGAGCTTAGGATAAGTCAAAGAAATCAGAGTTGTAGTCTAGAATTGGGGTCCTGTTAGAGATGTCTACGTCTAAGGAGTGCAAAGATCCCAAAGCCCcactcctcctcttctttttacctttccTTTTATGGGTTTTAGACGGTTGCTGGAAAAAGACAATCTTACAGTTTGAGTAGCTTGAGTTACAGAAAGTGGCAAAGAAGAAGCACTAGGAGTAGGATTGGCAAATTCTTTGAAAACTGCTTCAGTAAAAAGCCCCAAATCTGACAGAGTAGGATTTTGGGTCTCAATAAAGGGATTTGCCCATTCTAGAGCTTTCCCTGTAAAGTTGGAAAGCATGAAAAACGCACACTTTTATTGGTATGATATACAAAATCTTACAAGAGTATTAAATTTCCGGATGTCTCCATCAAAGGTAGGTGGTGGGAATTCCACAACGGAAGCAGAGTCAACAGCGTTGGCAACTTTAGATGATGGGGTAAACAGaaccttgggggggggggtttggatcGAGAACAAGGATCCCCAACTGGGACGGCAGGAAAGGACAGAGCACATGACTTGGAGAAAGGATCGGGGCGGGCAAACTTCTTGGCAAATTAGGGTTCAGCATATATATCCAAAGGCTCGGACTGGGCACACGATTTGGCAGCACAGAGAGGAGCCTCGGACctggcagcactgtgaggagcctcgaaCTTGGACTGGAAGGACGGGaacctctctggagcagactggaaggacaGGACCCTCTGTAGAGCGGACTGGAAGGACGGGACCCTCTCTGGGGCAGACTCGAGAGATGGGaacctctctggagcggactggaggcaAGGGGCCCTCTGTGGAGTGGACTGGAGGGATGGGGGCCCTCTCTGTAGCAGACTGGAGGAACAGGGCCCCCTTGGAAGCAGGCaataagggcagtgcccccttgGAAGCAGACAATGTCTCTGGAACGGAGACAGAAGCTAGATATTCAGCACTGGAGGCCATGACAGGAGACTCTGGAGACACTGGAGACAGAAGCTAGTAGCTGGTTACTGGAAACTGAAGCTAGCAGCTGAGTACTGGAGACTGACGCTGGCAGCTGGGTACTGGAGACTGAGGATGGCACTTTGGAGGCTGTCTTTTAAATAGTAGTGGCAGgtgtaaatcatcctgagaaaaTGAGCTTAGCTCAGCAAGAAGGGAAACAGATCAAGTGCCACAGCggcccctttggtggcatggtggtactgcaggctaaaTATATCCAGAGAGACCAGCATAGCTCCTGGAAAACATGAGCTGCAGAAGGCAGATTGTGACAAAATTCCTTGGAAAAGTCCTCTGGACTCTTTTGATGTTTTTGCAGTTTGACAGCTGTGCACTTAGACCTGATGGTGTTTCTGGGTATAAGACAACTCTCTTTTCCAACTCCAGGGCCAGGTAGAGCAGCAAAAATATGCTCTGTGAACATATTAAAATGACattgtcatatatatattcaaGTTGTCCCAAGTggcaatatatataaatggtgggAGAAGACCAATTGGGCTTGGACCCTAGATTAAGGATAGCAGGCACGCAATCTTGTAGATCAAACCTTCAATATCGCTGACAgaaaatatgtatacaaaattATACAAACACATGAGCCACATGATCTACCATGggtttaaaaagtaatttactttaAATTAAACTCAATAAATCACAGAGTTTACTTTACCAAGTGTGCAAAATTGGTTACAAAGTTATGATACAAAGTGGTAGTGCCTATAGGTGGGGCCACTTACCTTTTAAGAACATGTATGAAAGTCAATTATAAAAGTGTTCGGTacaatttttataaatgtagGACATTTTTGGCCATTAATTGTCAGCTGTACCTCTTTTGCACAGCTGAATAGTGTGatggtttttataaatgttttttgtcgGGAGCATGCAGTAGCCTGGGTCCTATGTATTACATATATAAGTATAAGGCGATAGAAACCTTGCAAAATAAGGGTGTCATGtacctacaatttttttttaaatcttgatatcatttttaaataaactttatttaacacATATAAAAAGTTTAGAACTTGTGATTTTATGGTTAATGAAAAGACCATGATAGCATTTTGTGATTTAGCTACAATAAGACTTAATAATTAGTTAAAATAAGCACTATTATCCATTACAAAATAATGTACATAGACAAATGAAACTCAGCCATTAGGGAAATTATGCATTCTGACATTCTAATATCCCACTGTGCCTTTAATTGTTGGAAATGTCTCATTACGCACCACTCCTGAGAGACGTTTCACAGTATTTAATCTTCTGCATGACCTGCTAGTAATGGTTACTGTAAACTACAGCATAAAGATGCCACAATATTGCACAATTTATTCCCACATCTGTTATCTAAATTCACAGCCTATGTTTTGGATTAGCAAAATAGATGGATATTAGGTTTCTACTGAACCTGCAAGAAGACCATAGTGGACACTGTGAAGTAGAAAGAAAAGTCAAGAAACAAATTTGGGCCTTTATAAGGTAAGAACCGGTTATGAAAATACCACGGACGACATTGTGAAAAATTGTGTAAACCTGTTGCTATTAGGTGTTCCTTTACTAACAAATGTAGCGACCAGTATCTTATATTTTATGATGTCTATGTATGAGATACATTTATCTCTTCCTACCCCCTCATTttcctgtagccctctttctgggCCCCCTTGTTTTCCTGTAGCCCTCTTTTgcgccccctcatttttctgtagccctatTTCTaagccccctcgtttttctgcagccctctttctgcaccccctCGTTTTCCTGTCGCCTTCTTTCTTAGaccccttgtttttctgttgccctCTTTCTGCGCCCCCTTGTTttcctgtagccctctttctgtgCCCCTTCGTTTTCCTGTAGCCCCCTCTCTAAGCCTCctcgctttctgtagtctgtacttaccttctatgcttcttttcacTCTTCTCAGCTTGATCGCAGCTATTCTCACTGATAGCGTTGTGATGTCATGGCCGTAAGCAGGACCCACACAGATTCGGTGCttcactgtagcagcaccgcagaggaaaaaaaaaaagttaaataaaaggtGCCGGATTGTCGTTCGGGGCGTTCAATGACAAAAAACGCCctgatattatatataaataggcTTAAGTTGTTCCAAGCCATGTTGTTCCAATTAAAATTACATTGCTTAATTTAATTAGAAAATGCACTGTAAGGTCCAAACAAACTTCCTAATGAGCTGTCGGATGATGTGGCTGAATGACAGGATGTGACAGGGCACCATTCTAGTGTTGGGATGATAACTGTATACAGTGGCAGTTGTGGGCATTGTCCAACTTCATTTACCATCCATCCAGGCTGATATCAGACAGTGCCCAATCACATGTTGATCAGGAGCTACGGCCCTTTCAGAACCATACACACTTTGTGTTCAAGCCAATTAGGTCTAAAATGATCTAGATGGTTGTGAAAATCAAGAAAAATATGAGCACATTTATGTTACtaggaaaaaaattaattaaagatACTCATTACTATAACCaggatttaatataaaaatactttACTGAAGATGTTTAATAAGACACtgtgtataaacatatatatgtaaatgacactTATACTTAAATTTATATTTGGTTAAGCTTAAGCTCAGTAAGctcattgggtctgattcattaaggataggaAAGCAAAAAGATGAgttactttgaaccttggcacaaccatgttacaatgcaaggggtacaaatgagtttattattttgcacataaggagaatactggctgtctttttcatgtaggatgcaaatacttgatagctttatttgtacactgacattaaatgttcgtctaggacatgctctaccatAATTATAAATCTAttcgcacattttaaatttacctcccccctccaatgcaacctggttttgACAAcattcaaagttactctttttgaTTGCTATACTTTGTTTAAAGAACCAGGCCTATTgagttttaaatgtatatttacatttttgaagcAAAATTAAACCTTAAATAAGAGTTcagtatatttaaatgtgttttaagtattctaattttattttacttgatATTTAAGACTGACCAATCAGGCTTAGATTACAGATAGAAGCACATGTATAAACAGGTTATTACATAGTTGTGTGATAAATGATTAGTGAAAGTTGTTTTTTCAATGAATGTCTTCCACAGGGCTTACCACCAGCATCAGACAGGATATAAAAAAGAGGAATGAAGGAATGTTCTTGAGCACAGCAGTAGATTaaataaaacttattttattCAGGTTAGGTACATTACAAAAAACATGCATGATAACATTAAGATGGGagtgagtcattgtttccattCATATAGAAAGTCCAAGCTGTTATCCTGTTGTAGGACGAGCTCTATGTTTCTTAACTGTATTGTTGGACCCACCACAAGGTTCAGGTTTAATTCAGAAgtgatttataaataataattaaattgtgTATTAGATAAGAAGAGGTATCTCTGGAAAAATTGGAAATGGTACTTGCAGGAAGCTATGAAGACTGTGGGAATGAAATAGATAATTTTGTAGAAAATTAGCTAAAACGACTCCaacatgcaaaaaatgtaatgatATAGATGTATCACCAAaactaaatatgaaaaatattttgccAGTCAACTATAGGTCAGCAAACTAACTAATGGCcagatttttatatttcattgctTACTCAAATAACCATAAGTGTCTGCAAGTGATAAGTGAGCATATGCAAAATTCAGTCATTTACTTTAAATGAACGGTAGATAGTTTGGTGACTGCAAAACATGCTGCCAGAGTCATCTGCCTCATTTTCTCATTTTACCAGGTTATACGCATATCTCTCTAGCATCAGTCATTGGATTGTATTACATTCCAGTTCTAGGACATAAAGAAAAGCTGATAAGTAAGTGGCACCAACTTAAGTATGGTCCTCagccaggggcggactggccatctggcacttctggcaaatgccagaagggccgatggccagaagggccggtccgcatgtccgccaagcagcagcaccctgcgcgctgctcggcggacggagagtcagtgactggcgactatgtgagtaatcacatgggacggcaccacgccacaggcgccgtcccatgtgattactgcatagtcggcagtcattgattctccgttggctgaccagcgcgcagggtgctgctgctgctggatgtaaaaaggtaagtgtctgtgtgtgtaagtaagtaatagtgtggcaaacagtggggctggcaaactggggcaaacaaacaaacagtggaggaaaaacagtggggctaacaaacaaacaaacagtggggctaacaaacaaacaaacagtggggctaacaaacaaacagtggggctaacaaacaaacagtggggctaacaaacaaacaaacagtggggctaacaaacaaacagtggggctaacaaacaaacaaacagtggggctaacaaacaaacaaacagtggggctaacaaacaaacagtggggctaacaaacaaacagtggaggaaaaacagtggggctaacaaacaaacaaacagtggggctaacaaacaaacagtggggctaacaaacagtggtgctaacaaacaaacagtggggctaacaaacagtggaggaaaaacagtggggctaacaaccagacagtggggctaacaaccagacagtggggctaacaaccagtggggctaacagtgtggctgtggggctaattttgtgcatgtgtggccccatgttgctatagtgtacgtgcgtgtttggccatgttcatatagtgtgcgcgagcgcagtattttaaatatagcatgtgtgtgcgtgcgcgcagtattttaatataatatgtgagagaagggaggatcttaatatagtgtgggaggtaggctatttaatggtggagtgtaggtgggggctaattatttaaggtgaggtgaaagaacctttaatttaatgctggggtggtttagggctatcaattgaatatggggctgattttggggagaagggctatttattgaatgtgaatataaattatttattgtcgggattggttgtggaaaatggctatatttattacattttaatgctatttaatttattgctgggactgtttggagggagggaaatatgtcttgagtaaatgggtatactgttaattttatgttggggctggttggagggaaattggtctacttaattaatgtgaatattattattgtggggactggaggtaggcctaattataaaacgtgagtgctattgttttaacattggggctggttggagttttctaaatctcatgtacccattttttttttcaaaatagggcatccaatattccaggttcgagacaagaatgaactgagctaaagaaaccatctgctacaagtggtgaaagtgaccaagacaggtaggagagagcaggacagtctgccaactgtcctgaatctggtagggcagtcctgaatttggatgactgtctcccttagtcaggatttggtccgactgcaaggacagttgggaggtatgtcccgcttcacaacgtactgcttgtgaaggcaacgctgtgtgcttctaacagtagggcctgtgtatttgtctaaaatgtaatgtattattataatgtatgtatcaatgccccatgttggccacacccacaacacaatgaggtcacgccgtgttcagcgccaccgctacgcggcggcacatattttcattcctgctggaactgaggtgggcctgtgtaccttaaatgccagggctgatttttagtcccagtccggccctgtcctcAGCCCGTCACCACCACAATGCCCATTACTTTGTCAGACTTGGCGTAACCCTGTCTTTAACAGTGTAACAAACTTTTGGcaacatgaaaacaaataatttgacaaataataatgtattttcctTTGATTGCTTTTTCACTGCATCCCAGGAATGTAATGGGCTTGGAAAATTACACATGTGTCACAGACTTTGTCTTGCTGGGCTTAACAGACCTCACAAAGCTCCAAGTcaccttgtttgtgtttttcttgatgttttatataataaatgtgttaGGTAATTTCTCTATCATGGTCATAACCATTATGGATCCCAACCTACACACTCCCATGTATTTCTTTTTGTGGAATTTGTCATTTCTTGacatctgcttttcttctgtgtctgTTCCAAAGATGCTCATTGATTTCATGACCCCAGAAAAGACCATTTCTTTCGCTGGCTGTATGTTACAAATACATTTCTTCCATTTCCTGGGTAGCACCGAAGTTATTCTCCTTACAGCAATGTCATATGACAGATATGTGGCTATAGGCAATCCTTTGCGTTATTCCATCATTATGAATAGTAGAGTTTGTCGATATTTGGCATTAAGTTCATGGATGTCTGGTTTTTTCCACTCTCTGTTACACACGCTGATGACTGCAAAGCTTCCGTTTTGTGGGCCAAACTTGGTGAAGCATTTTTTCTGTGATATTAAACCAGTGCTAAAGTTGGCttgtactgacacttctctaaatTTGAAACTTCTCACAAGGGTCGCTGGAACAATAGCCACAACAACTTTACTATTTACTCTTCTTTCTTATATATTCATCAGCAAATATCTCCTAAAGATTAAGACAGCAGAAGGCCGAAAACGTGCATTCTCCACATGTAGTGCTCATCTTACAGTTGTCTTTCTCCTATATGGAACAGCTATTTTTACCTACTCCCGACCACCCACACAAGATTCTTTAGATGAAGATCGTGCTGCTGCCATTCTGTTTACTGTCATAACTCCAGCATTAAACCCAATTATATATACACTGAGGAACAAAGATATGAAGAAATCTATGAATAAATTTGTGAAGAATTTACAATTCAGACTTGCATACAAAAAATAGCAAGTTGTATAAGTTGAccacattaaataaacatttaagcTACAGATAATGACATTAATGTTTCTAAAAGCCTGTGTTTCCCCtgtttattattagcattattacATTGGTATACTGTACTGGTATATAGTTGACAAGGTTTGGAAAATATAATAGTCCATTATGTACACCCTTCATAAATTGCAATTGGGGTAATCCAAAGGAAGACAAAACAAAACCCAGCTGCAACAGTTATAAAATTAGCGTAATAGGGGTGAGAAACGTCACCATAAATAGTAATTTGATAAATTTCCTGTGTCAATCACAATCATAATACCCTCTTAATCATAACATATTAGCCTTTATTAATTTTAGCAACAGACAACCCATATGAATACCCACTGAAAAAACAGACCATGCATATTCCGACTAGAGATGGTCGGACTCGATACTCTCGCGCCTGTtctgaatccaaaacgaggcaaaatatcATTGTGATGTTGTCAAAtctcggatctcacaagttttggaatcaatatactcaaatacctgcctccacggcgatctagcgccatttgagagagggacagagaggggttaggtcacagtatagagcaggcaaagtgatagagtagaaataggagggtggtaatttttctgaatttgcactacaaagtgtttggggtctcatatacacccttataaaagagctgatttttctgagtgctgaaatcctaatataacactgtatttttttgaatttgcactacaaagtgtagggtcttattaaaatggattcacagctgtactcagatgagcaggagcagcaagcagctgctgccaccagtcctgatggtagttatCCCTGtaagtcatctggtaaagcctatgtaaaagtacatagcctTTTGAtgtcaggggaaaaaaaataaataataacttactGTGCTTAAGAGAAAAAGATCTGTAatacaggaaaagttaactgctgataaaaaaaaatgccaacatgccattctacacacgcagtggcaaagaaagaatgaggccttcgcctttctctatgagtgggagatctaaaaatgttaccgagtctaaaagtggtgcacaactacggttacgtgtgaaagccgagctggaagaaaacagtaaagcattagaggaaaatgtatgctcaaaatcacaaatgacaccaatccctgaggagactccatccacgagtggtatgtgtaatcgtgaccattctgatagtgtacccataaagaagggccctttcagcatttctgctgatgtgtgcctgaacagtccgagtgtagccaatgatacaccaattgaggatgccactttgtaattaaaggggatgagggggatatttgtgtagctgacgagggcgctaatgaggattttgatgaggatgaggttgtttgtgtaagtcctgcaccagtggaagcagttctggcctgtgacaagaagaaggccattgtcatgcttagacataagaccaaaaaagccacttcttatgtgtggaattgtttctactcaaatcctgacaacagttgcctatccatttgtagtgtatgtaaagccacagtcagtcgagggagggaccttaaccattttggaacctcatccatgttacgccatttgacgcgagttcatggcaaggtgttagGAAAAGCTaaaaagttatggtaaaaaaataacaacaagctaggacccttctcttacctacatcccgacgcctgcaatctacatccacaacaccgtcctcatcaatatcctcagtaacgATCGGAGTTAGAACTGCATCCatcttggtaaggctcgatgactcctgcactataattgattcctctgaagaattcttgagcgttagtcccactgctgctattgctgctgttgatggtgaatcttcctcccataagcagcccaagaaggagagcactagtactttacaacaattaactgtgaaacaatcttttgcttgaggaagcaagtataacagcagtcacccagtcgcaaagcggatcacagacgccatggtgactatgctagtgttagatctgcatccaatatccactataaatgcagctagtttttcacagttaattgatgttttgtgtccctgttacaaatttccattgcgacaccatttttcaagaaaagctattcctcactgtaccagaacgttcataaaaatgtactaattgggctcaaaaatgccattctacccactgtacacttaaccacagatatgtggacaagtggaagtgggcaaagcaaagattaaatgactgtgacagcccactgggttggtcattcgtcttcacaagcaggaacagcagcagcatgtacaccactacgtaacatttgtcacaggcaggctactctttgtatcaccggcttcactaacaggcatacagctgataatttgttacaaaaactaagggatgtcattgatacgtggcttataccacttggactctctccaggatatgttatttctgataacaccaacaatattgtgcgagcattacagttgggtgaattccatcacattccctcacacaataaacttggtggtgcagagcttcttgaaaaataaccgtgaggtgtaggagatgctttcggtggcccataaaatttcaggacatttccggcattctgtcttagcatgtaggagattacagcagctccaagagcagtttaacttgccctgccaccaacttaagcaagaggtggtaactaggtggaattccaccctgtacatgcctcagaggatggaggaacatcgcaaagcgatccaagcgtattgcacaagtcatgacattgggaaaggaggggggatgtatttcattcttgcacagtggagaatcctttctgtgctgtgcaaggtgctgaaaccatttgaagttgtgacatgtgaagtgagttcagactctgctagcttgagccaagtcattcccttaatttgacttttggaaaagcagcttgacaaactgaagtaggagatgaaagaaagcaattccgcaaagtatgttggccttgtagatcaagtacttaattcgcttaatttgcaatgatccaagagttattaaaatcttgaagtcggatcactatgttttggcgactgtgcttgatcctagggttaagacctacatcgattctttgcttccaaatgaccgagatctgaacatttgcaaggagctcttggtcagcaagttgaccgctgaactggtccttggcttgacgacatctcctccttcagtttctcaggcagctgctgctcgtaattGATCAATTGTACACGCTACCTCTCCTAAAtgtgggtgacattgttatcttgtttattgagggccgaaagaaaataagcacttcagacataaaagtggcactccttgtggatgaactgcttggcttgatcaattgtacatgctacatctcctaaaattgaatggaaatcactggaaattagtgttagtgaggtcaataataatgtaggtataaaataataacaaaattgtgtgattttaccccaaaaaatgaaatttagtaaaaaatagctaaacaaaaccaaaacacgtaagggcggttttggcaaaaccaaaacgaaagccaaaacccgaagctaatccagatccaaaaccgaaaccaaaaccagtgagcatctctaattccgACCAATCCAAACACACTGACAGCAAAACACAAGGTTCAGAAACATTTAATTAaaactatttgtttttttacaaaggaCACACCAATAGTAGACAGAATAGGAcaggcctagccaacctgtggctctccaggttttgtgaaactacaagtcctagcatgccctgccagctatcggttGGCTATCttttggcagagcatgctggggcttgtagtctcacaacatctGGAAATCCACAGTTAGGCCAAGCTTGGAATAGGACCTCTACGCCTAACATTTACACAAAGATAAAAATGAGAATCAGAGAATGCAATGGGAAAACAGAAGTAAAAGTAAAAAtccattattaattaaaataaaacaaagacaaatCAGACAATTTCACCTTTAGCATTAGATGCCTTAACACACAACAATTAACAATTAAGCATACGTAAAAAGGGGCTTAGCTTTGCAACAACAGTATACACATCAAGCTTTGATGCATACATTGATATTAAGTGAATTCTGTAGAAAGCTGATGCAGAAAATATTCTTCACAAAAACAGCCCTAGAAAAACAACTTTATGGGCAAAACCAAATACATAGAATAAGCCAAAGTCTTATATTTGATCCCCATGCATACAAATAGCTTGCctatgaccagggccggactgggactaaaaatcagccctggcatttatatcgcacaggcccacctctgttcatGAGCAGGGAAAAAAACGTGCGCTGCTgcgccgccaagggcgtggctacattatgttgggggcgtggtcaaaatggtgtgttgatacatacattataataaaacaatacatatatcaggccctccccattcacatcacaccaccccttcagacacattatgacacccccagtccactgtacctatctatgcttctgatccgtcagggtgggaactttctcttagtctcacgagattaataaatctcatgagacttagagctcctcagcttgctctgcagtctgtgccctgtccgggactgggagcacagattcctcctgctgaccagaactggataaggctcggggggccaggacacttaaggcaggggggctcctatgatgcaatttggctattagacacattttcgacaaatacataggcaatactgtgtgca
Proteins encoded:
- the LOC142108280 gene encoding olfactory receptor 12D1-like; amino-acid sequence: MGLENYTCVTDFVLLGLTDLTKLQVTLFVFFLMFYIINVLGNFSIMVITIMDPNLHTPMYFFLWNLSFLDICFSSVSVPKMLIDFMTPEKTISFAGCMLQIHFFHFLGSTEVILLTAMSYDRYVAIGNPLRYSIIMNSRVCRYLALSSWMSGFFHSLLHTLMTAKLPFCGPNLVKHFFCDIKPVLKLACTDTSLNLKLLTRVAGTIATTTLLFTLLSYIFISKYLLKIKTAEGRKRAFSTCSAHLTVVFLLYGTAIFTYSRPPTQDSLDEDRAAAILFTVITPALNPIIYTLRNKDMKKSMNKFVKNLQFRLAYKK